A part of Rhopalosiphum maidis isolate BTI-1 chromosome 3, ASM367621v3, whole genome shotgun sequence genomic DNA contains:
- the LOC113556409 gene encoding serine/threonine-protein kinase nekl-3-like — MSELERQSSRRVIFDRVLGKGTFSTVYKALVEPDNEHIALKIVHLRNIVNDLKTVQDCVNEISNLKKLNHSNIIRCLWWDFSDFELKIGLELATGGDLRRIIHEHYDKFSLIKESIIWSCAVQLSSALYHMHKSRIMHRDIKPANIFIYGLKEEKNSLYERWKGVKIKLGDFGFSKDITNGQDMTCRSVLGSPLYMSPERMLHQKYYFDSDVWSMACVIYELVALQAPFHLNTLDMNLMTKRIINGFYPPIPSDIYSIKITKFIDSCIIVDHKFRPNISQILRVTRRGLAESRNTAFSS; from the exons ATGAGCGAGCTTGAACGACAGTCGTCCAGACGAGTGATTTTCGACCGGGTGTTGGGCAAAGGGACGTTCAGCACGGTGTACAAAGCGCTGGTGGAACCGGACAACGAGCACATAGCCCTGAAGATCGTACACTTGCGGAACATAGTCAATGACCTCAAAACCGTACAGGATTGCGTTAACGAAATCAGCAACCTGAAG aaactaaatcattcaaatataattcgaTGTTTGTGGTGGGATTTTTCGgattttgaattgaaaattgGCTTGGAGCTTGCTACTGGTGGAGATTTAAGACGGATCATTCATGAACATTACGATAAGTTTAGTCTCATTAAAGAATCCATCATTTGGTCCTGTGCTGTCCAATTATCCAGTGCACTTTATCACATGCATAAATCAAGAATCATGCACcgag ACATCAAACCggccaatatttttatatacggaTTAAAAGAAGAAAAGAACTCGCTTTATGAGCGGTGGAAAGGAGTGAAAATTAAGCTTGGTGACTTTGGATTTAGCAAAGACATAACGAACGGTCAAGACATGACTTGTCGATCGGTGCTGGGCTCTCCGCTATACATGAGCCCCGAGAGGATGTTACACCAAAAGTATTACTTTGATAGCGATGTATGGTCAATGGCTTGTGTCATATATGAG ttgGTAGCACTTCAGGCACCATTTCATTTGAATACTTTAGACATGAACTTGATGaccaaaagaataataaatggaTTTTACCCACCCATACCTTCAGACATCTATTCAATTAAG ATTACAAAATTCATAGATAGCTGCATAATAGTTGACCACAAGTTCAGGCCAAATATATCACAGATCCTGAGAGTAACACGGAGAGGATTGGCCGAATCTCGGAATACTGCATTTTCATCGTAA